TGCGTACGTATGGATATTTGTTCATGTGCCTTTAATTATGAAAAAACATAAATACGTGCAGAATATAAGAACACAGCCTGATAAGGCCGTACTTGGATCATTTACCGGTGTCATTACTGACCAAGAGATAAGCAATCCTCTTGTGGAATATGTTATGAATCCGGTGTTTGCATTATATCTTGCCTTTCTCCGTTATGTTATACGATGGTAGGGGCAGAAAATTTTCTGCCCCTACAAGTGAATTTATGCCATACCGAATCGCGCATATCACCCCCGTGTACCCGCCTTATGCAGGCGGTATTGGGGTTGTGGCGAAAAATATGGCGGGAGGGTTGGCAGGAAGAAGATGGCAAGTGGAAACGTTTACGCCCACGTTGGATAACTCCACCCAACCTCCTCTTAAGTTAAGAGGAGGGGAAGGAGGAGTTATGGATAATAAAATAACGTATCTCAAACCATGGTTGCATGTGGGCAATGCGGCGCTCGTGCCGCAATTAAGGAAATTAGAAGGATACGATATCATTCATCTGCATTATCCTTTTTTCGGCGGGGCTGAATTTGTTCTTCTGGGTATAATTTTTCAACGATTTAATTCCGCGTTTTTCAGCGATAAGGCCACGCGTGACGTTCCGCGTAAGTCAGCGTTCATTTTACAATACCATCATGACGCAGACGCTAAAGGTTTGAAGGGGATGATGTTTAAACTTTATGACAGGATTGTGCTCCCGCGTTTGATCACGCGCGCCGACAGGGTGATCGTATCAGCGATGGATTATGCGCAACATTCACGCATTGCGAAATACATAAGCGATAAGTTTGTCGAAATACCGTTTGGGGTTGATGCGAAACGATTTGAACCGTTAGGTAGTCATTCTGAACGTAGTGAAGAATCTCCCGTGCATACGGGCACACCGCTGGCATTCGCCAGAGATCCTTCCCCCGACTCGCGGGGTCAGGATGACAAATCCGTTATTGTTCTCTTCGTCGGTTCCCTCGACCGCGCGCATTGGTTTAAAGGGTTAGAGGTATTACTTCACGCGTTCGCCATACTGAAACAAGAAAATGAACAAAATCGTTTAAAATCTACTCATTTAAACCCTACCCTAAATACCACGAGCCAACTTCGCCATAGTAGCCAAAGGCTACGTCGGCTGAATCGTGGTAATCCTGCCTGCGCAGGCAGGAGGGAGGGATTGAATTTGAAATGTTTGGTTATAGGCGAAGGTAATCTTAAAGAGAAATATAAAAAAATGGCACAAGATTTAGGGATTCAAGACCAAGTGCAGTTTTTTGGCAACGTGTCTCAAACGCAATTGCCTGATTATTACCGCAACGCGGACCTTTTTGTGTTTCCTTCGGTATCGCGCGCGGAAGCATTCGGATTGGTGGCGCTTGAAGCAATGGCGTCAGGTTTGCCCGTCATCGTAAGCGATCTGCCGGGAGTGCGGACGCTGGTGGAAGAGGGGATAAACGGATTTAAGGTGCCTGTGAATGATCCACGTGCGTTGGCGCGACGCATTCAGGATCTGATTGAAGATAAGTCACTACGCGGCAGTATGGGACAAAAAAGCAGAGAAAAGGTTTTAGAGGGTTATACATGGGATAAGGCTATTGACAAGATAGAGAGAGTGTACTTAGATATGTTGGTAAATAAACCATGAAATAGCATTTTCACAAAATTTGAGAGGAGGTGAGGAAGTTGAAAAAGTTCCCACTTTTTCTAATATTTCTGTTGTTGCTAGGTGGTTGCAAGGAGGAGGAGAAGAAAGAAAAGCAGCAAGATCAGCAACAACAGCAAGAGAAGGAGCAGGAATATACGGGGAAAGAATTAGATGTGTAGCTCCTTCTTTTAAAAATGCGGCAGGGGTAATTGACTTGCCGCGGCTTTCTTAGATGAGAATGCATTTATCCTTTAAGAAAGCTTAGGAACTTTGAAGTAGTGAGAGCTTCATGATGCAATTCAGGGGCTCTTTTATTTATGCACATTGTTGGATTATGAAGAGTGTTATAAGGTGAAGTAATAAACCAATGTAGTTGATATCGAACCTTTACAATGGAGGTCATTATGTCCCCGAGAGAGAAGATTGTTGTGAGGGGGATCGTAACATTAGTTTTATTAGTTGGGGGTGGTTGGTGTTTGGTATGTGATTACCTCATGCATAAGTATGAGGAGTCACAAATTGGTACAACGTCGACATGGGTGGGGTCGACTGGTACCGTTAATTCACTAGATCTTCCTGAATTAGATAATTTCCAAGCACAGGAGGATCTCGAGATGTTCATCCAGCGTCATGAGCTGGCGGACATCCTCCACCGACGGGAATGCTACAGGGTGGCGTTCCCTCATGGAGAGCGACCGGATAGTACAGTCGAGTGGCGTGGGCACAGGTCCGATCGTGGCCTTTTCCTTCTTGGGCCACCAACGGGGAGGACCGAACTCTATGAGGAGGGCGGTGAGTGTTATTATATTTTCACCGTTACCTCATTTGCTTCACAACGTTACTTCCTCCCGGGAATAACGATATTCAACGGGTCGCTCTGGCCCGGAGATTACCTTTTCGTTTTTTAAATCCCGCCGATTTTTTAAAGGAGGAAAACCATTTTCCTCCTTCTGCCCTAGGAGATAAGTTAATTTGTCTTTTAAGGCGGGATTTAGAGAGATGGAGAAGGTTATGGTATACCGTCCTCGCGCATACGAGCCCACATTCGTGGGAGATTCTTCACTACGTTCAGAATGACGATAGGAAGGGTATAAGGGTGTTTTTATAGAAGAGAGTGTAGTAAGACACTCTTTTTTGATATACAATGATAATGTTATGCCCCGTAATACAACATCCAAGAGGGAGGCATAAATTTGAAAAATAGAGAATGGATTTACTAGGGGAGTCTCGGCGAGTGCATTAAGTGGTTCTTTCCTCGCCTCCCTCATCGATCGCCATACTAATGCCAAGTTTTTTGCGTAACATTTCATCTTAATCTCATTTATCCATCATAATCATTTTACGCCGTTTGTGTGGCGTTGGATGTTGATATACGGGGTATGAAAGTATTACTTATTAATCATCTTTATCCCGAAGGCGGGGGCGCAGAAGCGGCGGCGAGAGGATTGGTGCAATTCCTTAAAGTACAAGGGCATGAGGTCGCGGCGCTTACCTTAGGTGATGATACAGCAAAGGGTGGAATGAGCGGACGTGATGAAGGTGGCGTTCAAATATATTCTTATAAAACTTTAAGCCGCCGTTTTTCAGAGAAACTGATCGTTTGCTTATTCTACGATCGCCCGCCTGCCGCCGCCTTTCATGAGGCTACTATATGTAATGATTTATCTAAAACAAAGCGTGTTAATAGAAGAACTAATAATAGGCTATGGCGGGCAGGTAGTATATGCAAACGAGTATTTTTCAGAGCAGGGGCATTTTTGTGCGACTGGATTAATTTGAACGGCCCCTTAAAGGCTTTGCGATTAATACAGAAATTAAAACCAGATGTGGTGCATACGCACAATCTGCGCGGGATGGGGATGCTCCTGCCTCTTTTTATCCGATTTGGCAAAGGTAATGCGCGGTGGATCCATACGCTCCATGATATCCAATTAGTTTATCCCAGCGGCGTGGTGAGGAATTCGAAGTCTGCGCAGATATATGAAATTATCAGAAAGATATATGAGCAACAGCAGAGGTTGGTTTGGGGTTCGCCGAATGTGGTGGCGTCGCCATCTGATTTTTTAAAAAAGTTTTACGCGGAAAGAGGATTTTTTAGGAAATCGAAATTTGAGGTAATTCCTAATGTGATAATGGGTGCGGCGCAAGGAGATGAAGAGATGGGGGAGGGGAAGAATTCTATTTCGTTCATTGGCGCGTTGGAGGAGAGTAAAGGAATACAGATTCTCCTTGAGGCTGCGCAAAGGGTGGGACAGGAATTTCAGCAACGCGCGTTTACCTTAGATATCGTTGGCGACGGGTCATTGAGGAACAAATTGGCAGCACAATATGCGCGATTCCCGTGGATTCGGTTTCGCGGTGCGTTAAAAGACAAATCATTAAAGGATATTTTTGCACGCGCTTTGGTCACCGTTATTCCCTCACTGACGCTGGAAAATGCGCCTATGGCAATCCTTGAGAGTTTTCATTTTGGCGTACCGGTTATCGCGAGCCGCATCGGCGGTATTCCCGAATATGTGAAAGAAGGGGAGACGGGTTGGCTGTTTAACCTTGGGTCTGTTGATGAGTTAGCTGCATTGTTAAGAAAAATTATTAATGAAGGAGTTTCCGAAGAGATTTCCCGAAATTGCCAGCGCGTGTCGGTTGATTTGGGCGTACAGGCATATGCCGGCCATGCTGCGCTCTATAATTCGTCATAATGCGTATTTGGGAAGGTATCTCATACGTACGCGCTCACTGTCCATCAACACCCCCACCACACCTCCCCCTTTATATCATCAAGATATGGCGAAGCCATAGGGGGAGGACAAGGCGTGTGGTCTCCCCCTTAGGCGCCGTAAAAAAATAACATATCCCGCCATCTACGCCGTACGTCAACAAAATAAGGACAAACCTATGGGACAAGTGAAATGTTATTTTTTTAAGCGCCCTTATCAAGGGGGAGATCAAGAGGGGGGTTTAAACCGCGAGGATGGCGATGCCCCCAGTGAGCGCGTACATCTCATACCTCTTGACAAGGGGTATAATGCTCAATATACTGCAATTAGCACTCTAACCATGCGAGTGCTAATCCCTTAAAGAGTATAATATGCATAAGTATTTTGTTATTTGACGGGTATGGACGAACGGCAAGGCACACTTCTCTCGCATTTAATAGAAGAATATGTGGAGACCATCGAACCGGTGGGATCCAAACTGCTTGCAGAAAAATATGAGATGTCGGTAAGCCCCGCGACTATCCGCAATGACATGGCCGTGCTTGAAGAGGAAGGGTATCTCTCCCAGCCGCATATTTCTGCGGGAAGAGTGCCCACAGAACGGGCGTATCGCTATTGGATCACGCATGGGGAGGCTAAACCGGTTGAGAGAAAAGAACGGTCAATGTACGAGCGGGTATGGCATGAGGATGGCGAAGCCGCAAGCTTCAAAGCAATCGCGCGTGCCCTGTCAGAGGTATCAGAGAATGCCGTAGTGGTCGCGTTTAGCCCCGAAGATTTTTATTATACTGGTTTGAGCGCACTTTTTGCACAGCCGGAATTTGAAGAGCAAGGATATGCGGTGTCGCTTGCGAAAGTCATTGACCATTTGGACCAGATTTTAGGCAGGCTCGTGAAGGAGATGAGCGAACATCAGACGCTTTTGGGGAGCGATAATCCATTTGGCGATGCGTGCGGATTTGTCGGCACGTCATATTCGAGGAAGGCGAAACAGAAAGGATGTATCGGCATCTTAGGCCCTCTGCGCATGCATTATCCCAGAAATATTGCGCGGATTAGGCTGATATCGGAATTGATCAACAGTTAGTATTTTGTATAGTGCATTGCTATTCAGATTCCGATTTTCAACGTCATTCCCGCCCCGTATCGCGGTACGGGGCAAGCTCCGGCGGGAATCCAGACGCCGTCCTCGACCGAGATCGGGGAAAATCAAAAGAAAACACCGATTTTTTGTTTGTTTTTTGTCTGGATTCCAGATCAGGTCTGGAATGACATTATCGGAATTAGGTTAACAATTTAGTATAATAAAAATTATGGATGATGCACCATCTCAAAACGCAACACCACAGGCAGCTGCACAGCCGGACTCGGGCCACTCGCCATCGGACATCATTACCATGAGCAATGAAGAATATGAAAAATTAAAAACGCAGGCCGTCGAATACCTTGACGGATGGAAACGCGCGAAAGCCGATTATATAAATTTTAAAAAAGAAACAGAGGAGCGCCAGAGTGAATTTATAAAATTTTCCGCCCAAGCCGCACTCATGGGGTTTATCCCCCTCTATGACCATTTGAAGGGCGCATTTGCGCATCTGCCGCCGGAACGGAATAAGGATCCATGGATTGACGGAGTGCTCAAGATTAAGCAGGAATTTGCTTCATATTTGCGCGATGCGGGCATAGAAGAAATTCTTACCATAGGTAAACCATTTGATCCGACTAAACATGAATCAGTAGGCATTGAGATTGAAAAAGAGGCGCCTGTCCATACGGTGGTCAAAGAAATAAAAGGAGGTTATACCCTGTATGGGAAAGTGATTATTCCCGCGCAAGTGGTCATCAGCGAACAAGTACCGTTACCATAAAGTTTTTATATAATCCTCTCCTGCAAATACCCAGTACACACTGCTTGTATGAAATGTGCCTCTCGTAAGAATTAAATGGTAACGGCACAAGGAGAGCGATCAGGCACTGCAACAACAAAGGCCGAAACAAATGAAAAATCCCAAACCTGAAATCCCAATATAAATTGGAATTTAAGATTTATTTGGAATTTGTCCCGCACCTTGAATCTTTTTTTCTAAGGTAAGCGGGATCCCGCCGGAGCGGGAGATATTAAGATTTGGAATTTAATAAGGTATTTTTTCCAATTCAGTTTATTATTGAATAATCTCTCTGGCGTGCACCAGTGAGAATTAAAGGAGGCAGTATGACTCTTATTCCATGGCGTCCCATGGTCGAACCCTTCGACGATATGACGAGGTTTTTCGACGATATGTGGCCTACGGGGACTTTTCGGTCCTTGGCAGGCATGGTTCCCGCGATCGATGTCTACGAGGATGTGGACAATGTGTATGTGGAGACACCGCTTCCCGGCGTGGATCCGGAAAAGGTTACGGTATCGGTAGAAAATGACGTCCTTACCATTGAAGGGAAATCTCAGCGCAAGACAGAGGTGGAGGATAAAAAGTTCTATCGTAAAGAGGTGAGCTATGGCAGTTTCCACCGTGCAGTGGCGCTTCCGTCCGCAGTAAAGGGCGAAGAGGCAAAAGCAACCTATGAGAAAGGCGTGCTGAAAGTTGCGATTCCGAAAGAAGAGCGCGCGAAACCGAAGACGGTCAAGGTGGAGGTGAAGTAATAGTGAGGGGTTGGAAGAGTAGAGAAGTTAGAATCTAGAAGCTGGAATTTAGGATTTGAAATTTAATTTTCCTCGATTTCGATTTTGGCGTGCACTCTCGTGATATCCGCGGGAGTGACGGGAGGATCGAAAGAACATTTTATCAGTGATCAGGCGTATGACACCAAAAGAAAACAATAAAAATGAAGCATTGATGCTTTTACGGGAATGCCCTTCATGCCGTTCGCGGTATACCCACACATCGGTACAGGTGCTTTCTGCCAATGAGAAAGGGTCGCTGGTATCGTTTACCTGCGGTGAGTGCCGACTTGATGTCTTGGTAGCGGTATCGCCGATGCCTTTCGGGCTGGTGGGCACTGGGATGCCGACTGACTGCGCGACCGACGAAGTGATGAGATTTATGGATTCAAACGAAATTACCGAAGATGATGTGATAGAGGCGCATACGTTGCTTGAAAATCCGAAATCCTAAATCCGAAATCCTAAACAAGCTCAAAACACAAAATTCGAAATATTCCTATCCCTTAATATTTCGATGATTTGAATCTCGAATTTTGGATTTGTTTAGGGTTTAGAGTTTAGAATTTAGTATTTATATATTTGAGTATGTCAAAAATTATAGGCATAGACCTCGGTACTACCAATTCAGCGGTTGCCGTCATTGAAGGCGGCAGCCCAAAAATATTAGAAAACAGCGAAGGCGCGCGCACCACGCCCTCCGTTGTGGCCGTCAATAAGAACGGCGAGCGGTTCGTGGGGATGACGGCGAAACGCCAGGCAGTCACCAATCCCCAAAATACCATTTACTCGGTAAAGCGCCTTATCGGGCGCAGATACGATGACCCCGAAGTGCAGCGTTCGCAAAAAACCCTGCCTTACAGAATCGTGAAGTCGGGTGAAGGCGTGAAAGTGGCCATGGCAGAGAAGGAATATTCCCCACAGGAGATTTCCGCAATGATTTTGCAGAAGATCAAGGCGGACGTGGAGGCAAGACTGGGCGAAAAGGTGACGGAGGCGGTGATCACCTGCCCGGCGTATTTTGACGATTCGCAGCGTAAAGCAACGAAAGAAGCAGGCGAGATCGCGGGATTTACCGTGAAAAGGGTGCTCAATGAACCTACGGCTGCGGCGCTGGCGTATGGATTCCAGAAGAAGAAGGATGAAAAGATCGCCGTGTATGATTTGGGCGGCGGCACCTATGACATTTCCATTCTAGAAGTATCCAGCGATACCGTGGAGGTAAAGGCCACCAACGGGGACACGCACCTTGGAGGGGATGATTTTGACCAAAGGGTCATTGATTGGATTATTGCAGAATTCAAGAAGGATCAAGGCATCGACCTTTCGAAAGACACGCTCTCGCTCCAGCGCATCAAAGAGGCCGCGGAAAAGGCGAAGATCGAGCTGTCCACGGCCATGGAAACGGAAATTAACCAGCCGTTTATCACCTCTGGCGCTGACGGCCCAAAGCATCTGCTCTTGAAGCTGACCCGGGCGAAATATGAGGATCTGGTGGGCGATCTGATTGAAAAAACCAAAGAGCCGATGAAGAAAGCATTGAGCGACGCAAAGCTCACCGTGAAGGACATTGATGAAATTGTCATGGTGGGAGGAATGACGAGAATGCCCAAAGTATTAGCGATGGTGGAAGAGTTTTTCGGGAAGAAGCCGCATATTGGCGTAAACCCCGATGAGGTCGTGGCGGCAGGCGCGGCGGTTCAAGCAGGCATCATGCAGGGTGAGGTGAAAGACGTATTACTGCTTGATGTGACTCCTCTTACGCTCGGCATTGAAACGCTGGGCAGCGTGGCCACGCCTATCATTCAGAGGAATACCACCGTCCCGACGAAAAAATCACAGGTCTTTTCGACCGCCGCTGACGGGCAAACCTCCGTGGAGGTGCACGTGGTGCAGGGAGAGCGCCCCTTAGCGCACGATAATAAGAGTTTGGGGAAATTCATTCTTGACGGCATTCCTCCCTCGCCGCGCGGGATCCCGCAGGTTGAGGTTACCTTTGACATTGACGCGAACGGCATACTCCATGTCACCGCAAAAGATCGCGCCACGGGCAAAGAGCAGAAAATCACCATCACCGCGTCCACCGGCCTTTCCAAAGATGAGATTGAGCGGATGAAAAAAGAAGCGGAAGCGCATGCCGTTGACGACGCGAAAAAGAAAGAGCAGATCGAATTAAAGAATACTGCCGACAGCATGGTCTATACCACCGAAAAGACCTTGCGCGATGCGGGCGACAAGGTATCGGCAGAGGTGAAGAAGGGGATCGAGGAGAAGGTGGAGGCGCTCAAAAAGGTGAAAGACGGCGACGACACCGATGCGATAAAGAAGGCAACCGATGCTCTCTCTCAGGAAATCCAAAAGGTAGGCGAACAGCTTTATAAAGCCGCCGCGGAAGCGAAAGGAAATACGGAGGGAGAGGTGAAGGCAGAAGATAAACAGGAGGATAAAAAAACTGTAGATGCGGAGTACAAGGATGTGAAG
This genomic interval from Patescibacteria group bacterium contains the following:
- a CDS encoding nucleotide exchange factor GrpE; translated protein: MDDAPSQNATPQAAAQPDSGHSPSDIITMSNEEYEKLKTQAVEYLDGWKRAKADYINFKKETEERQSEFIKFSAQAALMGFIPLYDHLKGAFAHLPPERNKDPWIDGVLKIKQEFASYLRDAGIEEILTIGKPFDPTKHESVGIEIEKEAPVHTVVKEIKGGYTLYGKVIIPAQVVISEQVPLP
- a CDS encoding Hsp20/alpha crystallin family protein, whose translation is MTLIPWRPMVEPFDDMTRFFDDMWPTGTFRSLAGMVPAIDVYEDVDNVYVETPLPGVDPEKVTVSVENDVLTIEGKSQRKTEVEDKKFYRKEVSYGSFHRAVALPSAVKGEEAKATYEKGVLKVAIPKEERAKPKTVKVEVK
- the dnaK gene encoding molecular chaperone DnaK, whose protein sequence is MSKIIGIDLGTTNSAVAVIEGGSPKILENSEGARTTPSVVAVNKNGERFVGMTAKRQAVTNPQNTIYSVKRLIGRRYDDPEVQRSQKTLPYRIVKSGEGVKVAMAEKEYSPQEISAMILQKIKADVEARLGEKVTEAVITCPAYFDDSQRKATKEAGEIAGFTVKRVLNEPTAAALAYGFQKKKDEKIAVYDLGGGTYDISILEVSSDTVEVKATNGDTHLGGDDFDQRVIDWIIAEFKKDQGIDLSKDTLSLQRIKEAAEKAKIELSTAMETEINQPFITSGADGPKHLLLKLTRAKYEDLVGDLIEKTKEPMKKALSDAKLTVKDIDEIVMVGGMTRMPKVLAMVEEFFGKKPHIGVNPDEVVAAGAAVQAGIMQGEVKDVLLLDVTPLTLGIETLGSVATPIIQRNTTVPTKKSQVFSTAADGQTSVEVHVVQGERPLAHDNKSLGKFILDGIPPSPRGIPQVEVTFDIDANGILHVTAKDRATGKEQKITITASTGLSKDEIERMKKEAEAHAVDDAKKKEQIELKNTADSMVYTTEKTLRDAGDKVSAEVKKGIEEKVEALKKVKDGDDTDAIKKATDALSQEIQKVGEQLYKAAAEAKGNTEGEVKAEDKQEDKKTVDAEYKDVKDDK
- a CDS encoding glycosyltransferase family 4 protein: MPYRIAHITPVYPPYAGGIGVVAKNMAGGLAGRRWQVETFTPTLDNSTQPPLKLRGGEGGVMDNKITYLKPWLHVGNAALVPQLRKLEGYDIIHLHYPFFGGAEFVLLGIIFQRFNSAFFSDKATRDVPRKSAFILQYHHDADAKGLKGMMFKLYDRIVLPRLITRADRVIVSAMDYAQHSRIAKYISDKFVEIPFGVDAKRFEPLGSHSERSEESPVHTGTPLAFARDPSPDSRGQDDKSVIVLFVGSLDRAHWFKGLEVLLHAFAILKQENEQNRLKSTHLNPTLNTTSQLRHSSQRLRRLNRGNPACAGRREGLNLKCLVIGEGNLKEKYKKMAQDLGIQDQVQFFGNVSQTQLPDYYRNADLFVFPSVSRAEAFGLVALEAMASGLPVIVSDLPGVRTLVEEGINGFKVPVNDPRALARRIQDLIEDKSLRGSMGQKSREKVLEGYTWDKAIDKIERVYLDMLVNKP
- a CDS encoding glycosyltransferase; its protein translation is MKVLLINHLYPEGGGAEAAARGLVQFLKVQGHEVAALTLGDDTAKGGMSGRDEGGVQIYSYKTLSRRFSEKLIVCLFYDRPPAAAFHEATICNDLSKTKRVNRRTNNRLWRAGSICKRVFFRAGAFLCDWINLNGPLKALRLIQKLKPDVVHTHNLRGMGMLLPLFIRFGKGNARWIHTLHDIQLVYPSGVVRNSKSAQIYEIIRKIYEQQQRLVWGSPNVVASPSDFLKKFYAERGFFRKSKFEVIPNVIMGAAQGDEEMGEGKNSISFIGALEESKGIQILLEAAQRVGQEFQQRAFTLDIVGDGSLRNKLAAQYARFPWIRFRGALKDKSLKDIFARALVTVIPSLTLENAPMAILESFHFGVPVIASRIGGIPEYVKEGETGWLFNLGSVDELAALLRKIINEGVSEEISRNCQRVSVDLGVQAYAGHAALYNSS